TTCCCAGGAAGTCGAGTTGACCCTGTCGGTCGAGGGGGTGCGTCAATAAGACGCGAGAATGCGAAAACGCCGGCGAATGCCGGCGTTTTCGTTTGTGCGGTTCACTCTGCGTGGGCCGCCAGGCACTGCTGGAGCAGGCGCATGAGCAGTTGTTGCTCGGCGTCGTCCAGCGGTGCGAACAAATCGTCATGGGTTCGTGCGAGGATGGCCTGCGTGCGTTCTCCGACGCTCTTCCCGGTCTCCGTGAGGAATAGCTGGAAGCTGCGCTGGTCGTCGGGATTGCGCTCGCGCCGTACCAGCCCGAGAGACTCCATTTCGCGGATCTTGCGAGTGATCAGCGCCTTGTCGCGGCACAGTTTGCGCCCTAGGCTCTGCAGGCTCTGGCCGGCGTCGGCGCCGATCAGTTCGAGCAGGCGAATATCCGGCGGGGTGAGGTCGATGCCTTCCGCGCAAAGCTGCTCCTGGAGGCGCTCGCGCAGATGGTCGAGTACCTCCGTCAGGGTCTGCGGCAGCTCGGGATTAACGCTATGGGTCATCGGCTCGGTCACGGTAAACCTTGTGTAAATCAGGTTGATCGGCTCAACCATTTTTTCGTATTTTAGTTGATGTTATCAACTTT
The Pseudomonas triclosanedens DNA segment above includes these coding regions:
- a CDS encoding MarR family transcriptional regulator; translation: MTHSVNPELPQTLTEVLDHLRERLQEQLCAEGIDLTPPDIRLLELIGADAGQSLQSLGRKLCRDKALITRKIREMESLGLVRRERNPDDQRSFQLFLTETGKSVGERTQAILARTHDDLFAPLDDAEQQLLMRLLQQCLAAHAE